The region AGCGGCACCAGCTGCTCTTGCCTCATCTGCCTTCTCGCCTTTGGCAAAGACCAAAATCTTCTTTTCGGCGGTAAACTGATGAGGTAAAACAAACGTATCACGAATCGAATGACTCTTTTTGATGTTCAACGCCACCGAAACTTCTACTGTCTCGTCAAATTTTGCAAATGCAATCTTTTTAATCAACTCTAACGCAGCCATTGGCTCGTAAATTTTATCTGCTTCGATGGCTTTTTTAGCCTCTAAATACTTCTTGCCTCGTCTCATCCTAGCCCTCCACCGTCACGCCCATACTGCGCGCCGTTCCAGCGATAATCTTTACACCACCATCAAGATCGATAGCGTTAAGATCGGGTGCCTTCAACTTGGCAATCTCTTCGATTTGCGCCTTAGTAATCTTACCGACCTTCTCGATATGAGACTTTGCCGATCCCTTATCCAACCCGATCGCTTTTTTAATTAAAACTGCTGCGGGGGGAGTTTTGAGGATAAACGTGAAGGTACGATCGGCAAAAATCGTAATTTCACAAGGGATAATTAAACCCTTCTCCATCTTACTGGTGCGATCATTGAATTGCTTGACAAACTCAGGTGCCGAGACACCGTGAGGACCTAGCGCAGGACCTACTGGTGGGGCAGGAGTTGCCGATCCAGCAGGACACTGAAGCTTAACAATTGCTGTAACTTTTTTCTTTGCCACTTACATTTCCTCCATGGTAATATCGCTACGTGTTTTATTTAGGACGTAGCTCCCATTTTCTTTTGTTCCTATAAATTACTTACACGCTCTACCTGATAATACTCAATATCCAGTGGCGTGTTTCGGTCGAAGATGACGACAGAGACGCGGAGCATGCCCTTTTCGTGATGCACCTCTTCAATCATCGCATTAAATCCCTCAAAAGGACCGCTAATAATGCGAACTTTCTCGCCAATGGCGTACTCTTGTTTAAGATGGGTGCTCTTTTCTACTTTAATTTCACCGGTTTTTTGAAGAATCTCTTTAGCCTCTTCGGCACTAATCGGTTGAGGCTTGATATTGCCCGATTGTCCGACAAAGCCCATAACGCCATTGATTTTGGAAAGATTGGAAAGAGTGCTCTTCCAGCCACGTTCTGGTAAATCCATCTCCAAAAGGAGGTAGCCAGGTAAAAAGGTGCGACTGACCATGCGTTTTTTGCCATTTACCACCTCTTCCACCTCTTCGGTAGGCACGCGAACATCGCTAACTGCATCAAGATCGCCATGTTGCATCATCATACGAACGAGCTTTTCTACTTTATTTTCATGTCCAGAAAAGACACTCAACACATACCAAGCTTTTGCCACTCTCTATCTCCTAAGGCTTACTTTATCGCAAATCTTGTCAAAATATTTAAAAAAGCAGACCCATTGTTCGTACTAGTAGAAGATCGAATAAGCCAAACATCACAGCAAAAATTGCCACTGACCCTAAAACGATATACGCTTGGGCGATAGCTTTTTCTCGGGTAGGAAAGGTAACCCGATTTAACTCGCGCCACGATCCTTTAGAGAAATTAATGATGGCTTTGTAATTAACTGCGACCGTCAAGGCGACTAAAACAGCAAGAATGATTCCTAAAACGGTTAGAATGATACTCATTTTATCCCTTACTCCAATTTTAAAAAAACAGGCCAGGAAGGATTCGAACCCTCGTAAGACGGTTTTGGAGACCGTTGCCTAACCTCTAGGCTACTGACCTATATAACAACATAAAACTACTTAATCTTCGTCTCTTTGTGGTCTACATGTTTGCGACAAAACTTGCAAAATTTAGAAAACTCTAGCTTTCCTTGCGTGTTGCGACGATTTTTTTGGGTGGTATAATTCTTATTTTTGCACTCGCCACATTGTAGTGCGATTAATTCTACGGCACCTTTCTTTGCTTTAGCCATCTTCATTCTCCCTTCAAAACCAAATACCTACTCTGGCAAAAACCAAAGCCCTTGTGCGGAATCGAACCGCAGACCTCATCCCTACCAAGGATGCGCTCTACCAACTGAGCTACAAGGGCAAGTGGGGATAACATTGTTATCCTTGTAATTTACATTACAACTACTTTAACGGCATTATACCCATTTCGCTAAATTTGATCAAGGCCTTTTTACGAATAATTTGGAGATTCTTTGGTAACACTCACGTTATGCACGTGTGATTCTACTAAACCGCCTTGGGTTATCTTTACGAATTGCTTATAGTTACGTAAACTTTCTAAATCTTTACAGCCGGTGTAGCCCATGCCTTTTTTGAGTCCGCTTACCAAGACATGCAGATAATTTACTGCCTCGCCTTTGTAGGGAACACGCCCTTCTACGCCTTCGGGGACGGGCTTCTCTTCCTTACGCATTTGGTAGCGATCGCCACTACCACTAGCGATGGCGCCCATGCTTCCCATCCCTCGATACTGCTTAAAAATACGTCCTTCAAAGATAATTTCATCCCCAGGCGCCTCTTTGAGTCCGGCCAACATATTGCCCAACATCACACAGCTGGCCCCCGCACCAATCGCCTTGGCAATGTCGCCAGAATACTTGATACCGCCATCGGCAATACAAGGAACATCATGCGCTTGCGCCACTTCGGCACACTCCACCACCGCCGAAAATTGGGGATAGCCCACCCCACTCACCACGCGCGTTGTACAAATCGAGCCAGGCCCGACGCCCACTTTAATCGCATCTGCACCCGCATCGATCAAGAGCTTTGCCGTGGGTGCCGTCGCCACATTACCCGCAATCACCGGCATTTGCGGATACGCCTCTCGCAATGCCCTAAGCGCCTCTAACACCGACTTCGCCGCGCCATGCGCCGTATCAAAGACGACAAAATCACACTTCGCCTCCAATAACATCGGTACGCGCACCTGCCAATCGCTAGGACTAATCGCCGCCCCCACCAACAAACGCCCATCACTATCCACCGCTGCATCAGGATTCTCCTCGCGCTTTTGTAAATCTTTAAAAGTGATAAGCCCCAACAATGTGCCATCCTTATCAACCACCGGCAACTTCTCAATCCGATGCTTACCAAACATCTCATAAGCGCGTTCGGGGGTGATCTCCACAGGTACGGTGATCACATCCTTGGTCATAAACGTAGAGACCTTCTGCTCATCATTATTGACAAAACGCAAATCTCGTCCCGTAATGATGCCAAGAAGCTTGCCCGCATCGTCCACCACGGGAAGCCCACGCACATCGTGCTTCTTCATGGTGCGTTTAACATCCTTCATTGTTGCATCGGCCGTGATGGTGAAAGGTGCGTGGATAACCCAATTAAGATAGCGCTTTACATGCACCACCTGCTTCGCTTGATCTTTAGGCGAAAGGTTTCGGTGAATCACGCCCACGCCACCGCGCAAGGCCATCGCGATCGCCATCTGCTCTTCGGTTACGGTATCCATCGCCGCCGAGATGATCGGGATATTGATATACAAATCACGCACCAAGCGTACACGTGTCTGCGCCTCGTCTGGCAACACCTCCGACGCTGCAGGCACCAACAATACATCATCATAGCTATACTTTTCTGTAATCGTAAACATCCCGATTCTCCTCCCAGTTCATCCCTAAAATTTTCCTAAAATTATATCCGATATTTGCATCAATAACAACCAATTTTACAAAAAATTTATCACTATTGATCTTTTTAAGGGCTTCTCGTACAATGATACGCAATATTCATGCAATAAAGGAGCATATTTTATGAAAAAAAAGATTTCCCTTGTCCTTCTGCTTAGCTTATTTATTCTTCAACATAGTTTTGCGCAGATGATGCTTAGCGATATCATCACTGCCGATCAACAACAAGAACTGCTAACCAACGCCAAGATTACAAATACCGGAAAATCGCTTAGTGATATTATCTTAATGCCTAAAAACACCGCACTCCAAGCCAATCTGCAGTCGGAAATAAATAAGGTAAAAATGAAGAGCGTTGCCGAATCACTCTACCTTCTGCCCAACAAAAAGGGCGCAAATCAACTTTCGCTCTACCACAATCTGCTCAACATCGCCAGCCTTAAAGGGCTACAATTCTACTCCCGTGGCGACAAAAAGATGAAAGAGTTGATCTACGAAACCTACTTGGTCGACTCCTTTGCCAGCAAAAATAAGATCGATGCCCCACGCCCTAGCGCTATCCCCGCGCGCTGGCAAGGCGTGATGATGCAAGACGACGAGACCTTTGGCGCCAAATATTACGACGTGATTGTCTATGCCAATGAAAACGAGATCCTGATGACTACACAAAATATCGAAAAGCTGACGCAAGGGATTGTAACCACCGCCAAGCCCAAAGAGATGCTTATCGTTGTCTATCTTATGCAAACCGATGCAGGACTGCTTATCTATCAACTGGTGGTAACGGCGCAAGGGATTCCGGGGTTTGTGCAGGCAAAGGCATACGAGAGCCTCTTTAACCGCCAAGAGGCGTATAAAAATTGGATAGAACGCATCTATCCATAAATAGCTAGGGCGCTCAAAAGAGCGCCCGTTGTTTATTGATTTACCAATAAGGTTGTCATGCATGGCGAAAAACTTGGTAAATTCATTGACACTTCCAATGTAATTCATGGGTATCTCCTGGATAAAAAAAGAGTCTGCCTTGCTAAAGAAGGCCACGCCCTAAGCATAGCAGATGCCACCATCCAACAATGGTGATTGTAGCGCCAAAGAGAGATTTGATTGACAACATGATGGTTTATGTAGTATAATAAAGAAAATAATTTCTTTAAAAAAGGATTTTTCTTAATGAAACGATTTGTATTGATGCTAGCCCTAGTAGCGCTAGCCACTAGCCCCCTTGCCGCCCAGTGGAATCCAAACCGAAGTGTTTTTAAAAATTGGACGGAGATAGAGTATCGTGCCAATGATCCCATCTATGGCAAGAGCATCTGGCGCTCTTGGTATGACGGATACTCTCAATATCGCTATCCGGCGCTACAACAAGATAGATATAGAGTTAGAGCTTATCTCTATGCCATAGAGAACGCCGAGGGCGTCCACTACCTCTTGCGCTACCATACCAGCCACTACGAGATTAGAGACAACCTATCCTCGGTTAACCTCATGCTTGTTCTTGATGACACTACCTATCGATTACCTGCACGCGTCGAGAAGACGGTGGATCATAACGGTCGCCTCCTCTCTTTCGACTTTTACGCAACCCTTAGCGAGGAGACTATGCAGAAGATTGTCGGCGTAACAAAGTACTTTGGGGTCTATCCTGAGATTAACGGTGTTCGCCTAAACAATAATCATCATGCGATCACTTATAGAACAAAAAAAGCCATAAGTAGTTTGCACAATGATCTGCGAAATATTATGGAGCCTCGGGATAAAAAGGTCAAGAAGAAAAACATTACGGGTACGCCGTTTACTTTTTAGTTGTTTTTGGGTGGCTACACTTCGTAGCCACTATCTAGCCCAAAGCTCACACTGCGCATCAGCTTATTCTCGGCCTTGTGTATGGCGCTCTCTATCACGCGCTCTAGGTCGTCTATGCCGTACACGTTACCATAAATATTGATACTCACCCCTTTACCAAGAACGACGCGCTTGACTTGCTAAGAGATAGTATCGGCGTACAATTTTATCTGCCCTAACATGATAAACCACCCGAATCGCCAAGCCCTGCCACGCTTTGTCCACAAAGTAAAGATCTTCTGAATAATCGCCTCGGCTACGACGCTCTTGCCACACTGCCAAGCGATGCTCTGGTTTTATCGCCATCAAAGAGATCATCGCAATGCCCCCGCCGTAGTCATTCCACCAAGTAACATACGGGTTACTTGCATCCGTTGCCTCTCTAAATGCGCGATCCACCCTGCTCCAATCGTTCTCTATGGCTAAATCCAAGCGAATACCAACCTCTGGGCGAAGCCAATCACTCTTCTCGCCCGCTAGGAAGTGCGCCCTAAGAAAGAAGGAGAGTGCCTCCTCTTCTCTCAACAACGTCTGTAAGGAGTCTCCCACCTGCGCACGAAAAGGTGATGCAGGGAAATTCTCTTGCCACAACGCCTCATCCATTTGCGTCTCATCGTCGCTAGCGCTGATACTGCCCTCACGCGTGTAGCGCATGGCATCGATATAAAACCCAGCGCTATCCACCAAATAGCCATCGGGCGTAAGGTAGACAAAGTTGCCAAGCAAGCGATAGAAGGTGCGTACGCGCCACGACTGGAGGTTGCCCTTCTCTAACGCCTCGTTAATAAACGCAATCTTCGCCTCGCGGTTGTCCGTCAAGGGCTGATAGGCTTGGGTAAAAAAAGCGCGCTCGGCATCACGAAAACGTTGAAAATACTCCTCATACGTGGGATCGTTACGTGGCGTACTTGGATCATAATAGGGAGTCAGAATAACCAAAGCGATAGTATTCTCTACATCGACAATCACATTTGCGCCCACCGCAAAGCCAAGCCAATCGCCCAAATGCTCGTAGGATGCCCAATTAATGGGAAGATCCCCCCACTCCATATCAGGAAAGAGGGTAAAGTAGCTATCTACTTTTGATGGTGGCCCATCGAAGGTAGAGTACATCGCATTGGGCGCACCGTGTACCTCGAGAAAGTCAGCAAAATCGCGCCCCAGCATCAAGTCAAACGGCAACGACGCGACACCCTCAACCATAGAAATTGCATCTTGTGTCTCTTCTGTTTCGGTAAGATAGGCGATCATCTGCTGGCGTAGTTCCATGGGGATAAGATTCGAATTCGGCTTAGCCACCTCCTCCACGGCAACCTCTTCCGCCTCCACTTTGAGTGGAACTTCTACCACCTCGACAAGATCCTCGCTTGGCTCTGCTTGCTGAAGACTACTCTCGCTTCTTTCCCCACAGCTTACCAACCAAAAGATCGTGCTAAAAACCCAGACACCCTTCCTAAACATACACTACTCCTCCTTAGGGTTGGGCATAAAGAACGAACGATGCCCCACCTTATCCCCCCACACGCGGTAGGTGATGGTGATAGGTTGCCCCTGCCATACGCGCTGATAGAGATAGAGACCTCCCCGACCAAACTCTTGCCATAGTGCCAAGCGCTCTTCGGGCTTATACGCCATCAACGACAAAAGCGGATATCCCTCAAGGATATCATTACGCATCGTAACATACGGCGAGCTAGTATTGGGTGCGTTATAGAGACTACTACCCTCCAGCAAGACCAAGCCTGTATCGGTAGAAATTTTATCATAAAGCTTTTCAAACGGCATGTCCATGTAGATCTCTACACCTGCGCCCTC is a window of Entomospira culicis DNA encoding:
- the nusG gene encoding transcription termination/antitermination protein NusG, translating into MAKAWYVLSVFSGHENKVEKLVRMMMQHGDLDAVSDVRVPTEEVEEVVNGKKRMVSRTFLPGYLLLEMDLPERGWKSTLSNLSKINGVMGFVGQSGNIKPQPISAEEAKEILQKTGEIKVEKSTHLKQEYAIGEKVRIISGPFEGFNAMIEEVHHEKGMLRVSVVIFDRNTPLDIEYYQVERVSNL
- the guaB gene encoding IMP dehydrogenase; this translates as MFTITEKYSYDDVLLVPAASEVLPDEAQTRVRLVRDLYINIPIISAAMDTVTEEQMAIAMALRGGVGVIHRNLSPKDQAKQVVHVKRYLNWVIHAPFTITADATMKDVKRTMKKHDVRGLPVVDDAGKLLGIITGRDLRFVNNDEQKVSTFMTKDVITVPVEITPERAYEMFGKHRIEKLPVVDKDGTLLGLITFKDLQKREENPDAAVDSDGRLLVGAAISPSDWQVRVPMLLEAKCDFVVFDTAHGAAKSVLEALRALREAYPQMPVIAGNVATAPTAKLLIDAGADAIKVGVGPGSICTTRVVSGVGYPQFSAVVECAEVAQAHDVPCIADGGIKYSGDIAKAIGAGASCVMLGNMLAGLKEAPGDEIIFEGRIFKQYRGMGSMGAIASGSGDRYQMRKEEKPVPEGVEGRVPYKGEAVNYLHVLVSGLKKGMGYTGCKDLESLRNYKQFVKITQGGLVESHVHNVSVTKESPNYS
- the rplK gene encoding 50S ribosomal protein L11 codes for the protein MAKKKVTAIVKLQCPAGSATPAPPVGPALGPHGVSAPEFVKQFNDRTSKMEKGLIIPCEITIFADRTFTFILKTPPAAVLIKKAIGLDKGSAKSHIEKVGKITKAQIEEIAKLKAPDLNAIDLDGGVKIIAGTARSMGVTVEG
- a CDS encoding DUF6675 family protein, whose translation is MKKKISLVLLLSLFILQHSFAQMMLSDIITADQQQELLTNAKITNTGKSLSDIILMPKNTALQANLQSEINKVKMKSVAESLYLLPNKKGANQLSLYHNLLNIASLKGLQFYSRGDKKMKELIYETYLVDSFASKNKIDAPRPSAIPARWQGVMMQDDETFGAKYYDVIVYANENEILMTTQNIEKLTQGIVTTAKPKEMLIVVYLMQTDAGLLIYQLVVTAQGIPGFVQAKAYESLFNRQEAYKNWIERIYP
- the rpmG gene encoding 50S ribosomal protein L33, producing MAKAKKGAVELIALQCGECKNKNYTTQKNRRNTQGKLEFSKFCKFCRKHVDHKETKIK
- the secE gene encoding preprotein translocase subunit SecE, with protein sequence MSIILTVLGIILAVLVALTVAVNYKAIINFSKGSWRELNRVTFPTREKAIAQAYIVLGSVAIFAVMFGLFDLLLVRTMGLLF